DNA sequence from the Methylacidiphilum kamchatkense Kam1 genome:
CCAATCCTACGGTATAGACCGGCGCAAAGGAGCCTTTGGCGACTTCCGCAATGGCTGGATCGTCCTCTGGAATGATTAAATGGCCTGTTTTTGGAATCAAATGAACAAGTCTTTTAAAGGAAAGCAAAATATCTTCTAGGCTCGGAAAAATGTCTGCATGATCATATTCAATATTATTTATAATAACTGTTTGAGGAAGGTAATGGAGAAACTTACTCCTTTTATCAAAATAGGCTGTATCATATTCATCCCCCTCCAAAATCCAGTAGTCACTTTGGGTATATCTGCATCCGGAAGCAAAATTTTTAGGAAGACCTCCAATAAAAAAGGAGGGATTAAGGGAAGCAGATTCAAATAGCCATACTAGTAGGGAAGTGGTAGTGGTTTTCCCATGGGTTCCAGTGACAATGATATTCTGTTTGCCATGAAGAAAGAAAAATCTCAATATTTCAGGCAAAGACACAAAAAGGTATTTTTTTTCTAAAACCGCTTCCAGTTCTGGATTACCTCTTTTGATCGAATTTCCAACAACAACTAGGGTTCCATCCACTTCCTTTGGAAGATTTTCTGCTTTGTATCCTTCCGCTACCACTATTCCTTTCTGGCTCAAAAAGGTCGATAGGGGCGGATAAACATTTTCATCTGATCCTCCTACGACATAACCCATATCTTTGAGCATCGAAGCCACAGCTCCCATAGCCGTTCCACATATTCCTAAAAAATGGAACCGAAGCTCTTTAGTAAAAAATGGGGTTATCGCAGCCATGAAGACCGATTCCTACACTAAATGAGAAAAAAAGCAAGACTATTCAGTAAAATAGGAATTTAATTTAGTATTGATAAAATTTTCGATTTCCTGAATCCGAAAAGAGGGCCAGAGAAAAAGTTTTTCCCAATGGCTGACGATTTTATCGATTCCCGAACTTAGAAGATAAAATTTCCAGCGTAATGAATGAACAATAAAAGGATCAAAACTGCAAAAACCAATGAACTTTTGAGAACCAATGTCAGTGGCCCTGTTCAGCTGCTTGCAGACAAATACCACCTCAATTTTCAAATTCCTAAACAAATAAAACCGATACTTTGCTAACCGTGGATGTACTGGATGAATCAAATCGATATTAGAAGGCAAGCCTTCTAACGGATGGATACTCCATATCCTTATACGATCCAGTTTTTTAGATAACTGTTCATATCTTTTTTTATGACTCGCAAAATTTTTTGTTCCATCTAAAAGAAGAGTTAGTTCCCCACCCTCCTCCCCATTTTCCAAGGCCAGATCTTCAATGGTATAACCAATAGCCTTCTGGACATAGCCATTAAAGAAATGAAGGTGGTCAGTATTTGGAATCTCTACGAGCTCCTTAGGCAAGATACCATTGGTTGGACAATATCTTAATTTAACAGAGTAAGTCGGCAAGCAGCTTCGCTTGAGATTCTCATGGAACTTTTTTTGAAACAGCAAATTGATATCCTTTAGTAGATTTTTTTCACCCGTGTCATGAACTGTTTTTTCTTCCATGCTATTGACATTAACTAATCTCAATATCGCAAAGTGGCAACTCCCTTTTTTTATTTCTTAGAGCAAAAAAAAACCTTTTCATTAACTCCAAAGACTCTTCAGATCTAATTCCAGAAGTAATTTCCAATTTTTTTCCCCCATTGAAAAAAAATGTGCGAGGTTGAAATATTCCTTTTTTAGGGTCTTCAATACCAAATACCACTCTTGCAATGCGACTCAATAGGATAGCGCCATAACACATTAAGCAAGGCTCTTTGGTGACATACATAGTCGTTGCTGTGAGCCTCCAATCTCCAAGAAGAAGCTGCGCATTACGGATGGCTTCAATTTCGGCATGAGCTGTTACATCACAGCATTCCTCTACCCGATTTCGTCCCATGCCTAGAATCTTTTGATCCCGCACAATTACTGCTCCAATTGGAACTTCCCCCTTTTCAAAAGCTTCTATAGCCTGCTCTAAGGCTTTTCCCATGAAATAATTATCAACTTCTAACTGATCAGTTTTCATGGCTATAAGCTAGAGTAGAGTCGGACTTGATATATTCTTCTTAGCATAAGAATACTATGTGTTAGCTCCTGCACGCAATCTACAGGAATTAGCCGCCTTCAAATCCTTTCTATTAGTTCTTTCTGACAGAAGTATAGAACTATCTCCTTTACGAGCAAAGCAGGAGGACCCACCCTATTAATTAATATTTTTTATTAGTATTGACAACGATATTTGGCACTTTTCTATTTATTCTTTGCCCGTAGTCCTCTACAAAACCTTGAACCTAAGGACAGCTATTACCTCGACTTTCCCCTTATCTGTCCCAAAAGCATGCGGCATGCCGCTTATTTTATTGGCTCAAAGATTGACGCATAACATTTAGTTATTTAAATTAAAAAAATTACTCTTCTTTTGTTCAGAAAAGTTTATTGCTTGCAATAGATCAGCAGATGAAGGCAAACAAGCAGCGACTCTTTTGAACCTATTCATTGAAGTGTCTAGCCATGAACGAGAAAAGTATTTATGAAAAATTAGTCCAAGGACAGCCTGGATGGTGTTCTTTAAGGGATCAGAGTCTTTGGAAGGTTTATGGCAAAGACAGGACAAAATATTTAAATGGACAAATCCCAGCTGATCTTTCTTCTCTACCTGTAGGACAATCTTTACACACGGCAGCACTTAATAGAAAAGGAAGGATCGATTGCGAACTATGGATAGCCAATCAGCAAGAGGCATTTTATATCGATGCGCCAAAAGAGATCAAAGAGAGTACGGAGAAGCGATTAACAAGTTTTCTTGTCGCAGACAAAGTTTCGATCGAACAGCTAGATAACTCCTATAGACTCTATCATTATTTTGGTCTAGAGTCACCAAAAGGCTTCGAATTGTGTTTTTTTAACAAAAGATTTGGTATTC
Encoded proteins:
- the mpl gene encoding UDP-N-acetylmuramate:L-alanyl-gamma-D-glutamyl-meso-diaminopimelate ligase; the protein is MAAITPFFTKELRFHFLGICGTAMGAVASMLKDMGYVVGGSDENVYPPLSTFLSQKGIVVAEGYKAENLPKEVDGTLVVVGNSIKRGNPELEAVLEKKYLFVSLPEILRFFFLHGKQNIIVTGTHGKTTTTSLLVWLFESASLNPSFFIGGLPKNFASGCRYTQSDYWILEGDEYDTAYFDKRSKFLHYLPQTVIINNIEYDHADIFPSLEDILLSFKRLVHLIPKTGHLIIPEDDPAIAEVAKGSFAPVYTVGLGEKADFRISEIAYEEAGSNFKMLGESFFLPMPGEYNVRNAAMAIAAATLYGIRPEVIAKALRGFLGVKRRLEVLGDVCGIKVLDDFGHHPTAICKTIQAIRQRYPGRRIWSVFEPRSNTTRRAVFQEELPHSLSFADGVIVSEVANKEGIPPTERLNPEKIVQDINRKGIPSYFCSSPEDILERLRKVLIPGDVVVFFSNGSFYGLPFRLFEMLKKLSGGSI
- a CDS encoding nucleoside deaminase, with the protein product MKTDQLEVDNYFMGKALEQAIEAFEKGEVPIGAVIVRDQKILGMGRNRVEECCDVTAHAEIEAIRNAQLLLGDWRLTATTMYVTKEPCLMCYGAILLSRIARVVFGIEDPKKGIFQPRTFFFNGGKKLEITSGIRSEESLELMKRFFFALRNKKRELPLCDIEIS